The following proteins are encoded in a genomic region of Diabrotica virgifera virgifera chromosome 1, PGI_DIABVI_V3a:
- the LOC126883709 gene encoding zinc finger protein 501-like, with protein METIQEKEVTIKKELKNENNSETDTKLKLIKKEAELTNEHHIQDVNSNDIKELNTEINLENMKCEQSSKEYSVAFEDSEQQTHSEDKPFKLKIHLRSDTEEKPYKCEICSKEFTLKGSLKRHMSVGHTKQKPFKCDVCSKELATRGSLTRHMRVHTKDTEEKPHTPQLYECESCFKVFTARSKLNRHLTTHDEDNDNRIKCEICSKTFKHRSHFKTHLLLHSDDKPFKCEFCSKQFLENNRLQLHMRVHTEEKPYKCEICFKEFTRKESLRNHMYREHTEQKPFNNLTCDICSKELTTQASLTRHMRVHNGEKPFQCDLCDAQFANNYALGLHKRAHSGELPKCNVCLKQFSENSKLKIHMRTHNKETCFQCEVCSKSFTENRKLLEHMRMHTGERPFKCEICSKQFAQNGSLTRHMLIHSEEKPFKCDVCSRQFTQKINLEKHCRRHTERKSSD; from the exons ATGGAGACAATTCAAGAAAAAGAAGTAACAATTAAGAAGGAACTTAAAAACGAAAATAATTCAGAAACAGATACTAAGCTCAAGCTCATTAAAAAGGAGGCAGAATTAACTAATGAGCACCATATTCAAGATGTGAATTCTAATGACATAAAGGAGCTAAACACAGAAATTAATCTTGAAAATATGAAATGTGAACAAAGTTCAAAGGAATACAGTGTGGCTTTTGAAG attctgAACAACAAACGCATTCTGAAGACAAACCGTTTAAGCTGAAAATTCATTTGCGGAGCGATACAGAAGAGAagccttataaatgtgaaatatgttCCAAAGAGTTCACGCTCAAAGGAAGTTTGAAAAGGCATATGTCCGTAGGTCATACTAAACAAAAACCGTTTAAATGTGATGTCTGTTCTAAAGAGCTTGCTACAAGAGGTAGTTTAACACGACATATGAGAGTTCATACTAAAGATACTGAAGAAAAACCCCATACACCCCAGCTTTATGAATGTGAATCATGTTTTAAAGTTTTTACTGCTCGTAGTAAACTAAATAGACACTTAACAACACATGATGAAGACAACGACAACCGtattaaatgtgaaatttgttcaaAAACTTTTAAACATCGCAGTCATTTTAAGACCCACCTTCTATTACATTCCGATGATAAACCTTTTAAATGTGAGTTTTGTTCTAAACAGTTTCTAGAAAATAATAGGCTGCAACTTCATATGCGGGTTCATACAGAAGAGAagccttataaatgtgaaatatgttTCAAAGAGTTCACACGTAAGGAAAGTTTGAGAAATCATATGTATAGAGAGCATACTGAACAAAAACCTTTTAACAATTTAACATGTGATATCTGTTCTAAAGAGCTTACTACACAAGCTAGTTTGACAcggcatatgagagtgcataatGGAGAAAAACCATTTCAGTGTGACCTTTGTGACGCTCAGTTTGCAAATAATTATGCTCTGGGTCTTCACAAGCGTGCACATTCAGGAGAACTTCCAAAATGTAATGTTTGccttaagcaatttagtgaaaatagtaaattaaaaatacacaTGAGAACGCATAATAAAGAGACATGTTTTCAATGTGAGGTGTGTTCAAAGTCATTTACGGAAAATAGGAAATTGTTAGAACACATGCGTATGCATACAGGTGAGAGACCTTTTAAATGTGAAATATGCTCAAAACAGTTTGCTCAAAATGGAAGTTTAACGAGACATATGTTGATTCATTCTGAAGAGAAACCTTTTAAATGTGACGTTTGTTCCCGTCAGTTTACAcagaaaattaatttagaaaaacaTTGTCGTAGACATACCGAAAGAAAATCTTCAGActga